From Toxotes jaculatrix isolate fToxJac2 chromosome 7, fToxJac2.pri, whole genome shotgun sequence:
AGTGAAATAAGTTGTTAATATTGTTACTGACATAAATGTTTTCATCCTTCAGACACAGGGGAGTCATCTGCCATTATGACTTCTCTGAGGACGCGCTGTCACAGGATCACATCCTTCCCATCTGCAGGTCTGACTACACCGAGTCTTACGGCTACAACTACAACATCAGCCTGGCAGTGCCCTACGACAGGTTGTCTGGCTCCCACCCATCCCACTGACTGACACCTTCCCAGACTGCAGCTTGGCTCAGTGAGTGACTGAACAGACAATAGAGAGTTTCAACAGTTTGATTCTCCAAActgtttccttttattttacttgtgggaaatataatgtttttatgtatgttgtCAGTTATGTCTATCAACTGCTGTATAGGTAATTATACTTTACAGTGCTGATTTCAGGTGTTGCACAGGATCAAAGCCTTTTAAACCATTACTGTAAAATTAATACATTCTTAATAGATGTTTGACTCCCTGCACGGTGGGCTCAGTGCCACTGTGCAGCATCACagcaataaaaaatgtcatttctacCTTAATTACTACATAAAATTCTGCtcagtaaattatttattagtatcactattttttttatatatgcaGTTGCTTTATagtaatgttttacatttatctggTTCACTAATACACAGAGTCTCAGAGAACATAAACCTATAACTATtctggagctgcagaggaatGGTATGTGGCCTCCATCTCATGCTTTGGATTTTAGCCAGAGTAGATCACCCAGCCACTGAGCTCGACGGACTACATCCAACATGTGAACTTTTTTCACTCAAGTACAAAGAATCTGTAACATGTAGAAAGTTTGTAAAACACTGGGAGAATGCAGAGTTGTAGTGCattaatttgcaaaaaaaaacggaaataattttctttgaaatgtgtgacaattgttatttttcagataacaatgtttgaaaatggaaaaacaacatgaaactgAATTCCCTGGGCTTGGAGGAGAAAACGTCCTTTGAATACTCCCACAAATTAGTCGAACCTTAAACTGCGTCAGCAGCAGATACTATTTATAATtcgtattttaaaaaaaagtctggttATTTCTTGCCGTCTGAAAATATATTAGACCGTATCAAAAGTATTTGGCTTCATACCATTTAAGGACTGGGGAGGTTCTGCTAAAAACAGCAGTATCATAAACATTTCTTTACCAGAACAACTCTTTCATGAGGTTGATCTCCCACAACGCATCGTTGTGGTGTCTACATCCAAAAAGCGAATGTGCATCCTGGACTCCATTTCAAGGCCTTTTAAAATCTGTGGGCAGATGACAAAAGCTTTCGTAAGTTAGAGACAACTGAAGTGTCTCATTTGTCTGATCGGGTGGAGCATAAAGTAAGAAAAGTGCAAACCTGTTCAAAATGCTCGAACGTAATTCCTTCATAGAAATCATCCGGGGCCTGGATTAAAGAGACAAATGAATCTGTTACTCTTCTGCAGATATGTGACTGTGAGAATCTATTGTAACAGTTTAGTTCTGGTAAGTTCCCTCACCATGTGGGGCACATTTGTGCTCGCTACTTCCAACATGGCAGCATCTGCTATTGCCTTGGCAGCCTCCTGCCCGATGGCTCCACTCTTTGACAGAAGCTCCTCTACTACCTTGGATGAGAAACGTTAACAGTCTTTAAATCCTCACTGGGGTTCAAACAGCATCAATTTTACAGCCACATGAGGCGACTCCACAGGGCGACAGTTCCAAATGACAGCAAgatgtgagggaaaaaaaatgaaatcctcATTAATATCATCAGTGAACTACTGTAGGTACAGCATGCACATGGGTAGTTACTCAACTGGCAAGACTGGTTGCTTTCCAAGTGTCCTCTTGTCAAGTTATCATTCATTGATGTTTAGAAAGCTATTTGGATTCAAAATTCTTtgtgaaaggaaaggaaaactaCTTTTTGCCTTAACCTTTAAAATGATTACACAATTCTTCACtcgctttaaaaagaaaattctaTAGCCCCATAAAATCGAGTTCTTGATCCGTGCTTATCATTGCCCCTTCACCTCTCCCATCAAATAAAACTGTATCTGAAATGAAACTTAACTTCTGAATCATCCCTTCCTACATTATGTTCCACTGCAGTTTTCTCATTCAGTTGGGAAAACTTAAACTTCAGGAAGGAAGATgcttgcttcttttctttttcttttttttttttctttttttttttttaaaggcatcCTAGAATGCAACCTCACTGGAACTTTGAAGGCTGAGGCACACTCAGATTGAATCCCGTGTGATATTTCCATGGCTGTGCTTCAAAGGGGAGAGGTAAGTCTGAAGTAAACTGCTCAACAAGAGGCCTTCGCTTCTCTACCACAATGCCAGTGCTTATGCATGTCTACATTTAGACCGTCATTTAGTTTAGTCAGCTTATTATTGTATTTCTAATTCTAGCTAACTGCTAGTATAACTagaacatcaacaacaacactcCACCTCTATgatccacccacacaggtgttatCTCGTACTTTCACAGAGCTGCATGGGTGTGGACAGACTGCTTGATTCACTCTCCTGTTACATTACACACTGGTTGCTGTGCTGTTGGGGTTGGGACAACTCGAAGCTAATCATTTTGAAAATACAAGGAGTTTTGTGACATCGTGTAATTTTGAGAATACCACCACTATGCTTTAACCTGAACAATATAATCAGTTAGAAAAACTCTGAATGCATCGGTGTGCAAAATGCATTGCTCAGATTACACAGTAGCAgtacatacatgtgcacaaaAACCCCTCTCTTTTGTCAGGTCTGTCTATAAGATGCGTCAAAAAATGGTAAGTGGAAATTATGACAGTAAAGtactagctttttctggagCGCCAGCTGCTGAGGAAAACTGTGAGATGCAGTTGAAAGCTCTAGAAAAAGCTGGAAACTGAaccttgagatttttttttgtcagactaCTGATGTCAAGGTTAAGAGTCAACTCTCATGGGGCAACCCGACAGTCGAGTGGTTAAGACGCATACcacaaacagacattaaaaatgagcCAAACCTTTGCACATGCCACAATTACTGTTTAGATTTATATGTTTGTTAAGTTTATGAAGTAAAAGGTAACTGCACATTTGAGGAGAGgctcatttttaatgtctgtttgctgcaagAGTTGAATTTCAGgtcatttacaaaaacaacaaaatatgtaatttgtcTGTGGTTGCCAAGTCTTTTGCACACAGCTGTATACCTGAGATAGAGGCCAGCATGGTTACGTTGTCTTACCTTCCTGTACTCCTCCAGAGTGATGGTGCCATCATTGTCTGTGTCATGCATGTTGAAAAGGActggaaaaacagagcaaaagaatTTAGTGGTCGGTCTGATTTCCGAGGAAATTTACGTCATCTAATCTCAGGATCTTACAAATGGACCACAGGAAGTTTTGATTAGGGGAATGTTTATGAAGATGCAGAGATAAGAGCGTGAAACAACTAAGCGGATCCTCGACAGGCCAAATCAGAAACACCACTGCTGAATGtacacagtgacactgagacaATGAAACCTTTAAATAGTCCGACTCTCATTTTATGGTGACATTTACAACATTCAGTCCCATGACAGCACTTCATGTTTAGTGGTCTTGTGGCGCTAACAAGGAAAAATACCAGTTTGCTTCCTTAGGCAATGTCcagtgacattttcactgtgctgcCTTTCTGAACAGTTGATAGAATGTTAGCTTTAATGTCAAATCCTTTTTTCATTAAGTTTCTGAAGTAGAGATTTTCTACTTTTTGTGAGCAGAGAGAGCTGAGTTGATTTATGGTTtcccagaaaagaaaaatctaatcAAATATGAGGGAGATAAACACTGTGAGACAACAGGGGACAACTGAGACACACAATTCAGATAAATGGTTTGTATGTAATTTGAAATTTTCTTCgaactttcttcttctcagtgCATTCTTCACAACATGGCCCCCACACATGAAAATAATGCAGGGTCCCTATCATTTCAGTTATTGATCAGTTTATTAGGGTTGTTCTTTAATGATGCATATTCactaacacatttttttaaattgccacaaaaaaattagccacaaatATACCCTTAGGGAGCTCTTTGGGGTACCAGGCCAAGGGGCATTTGCTAATTTGCCTTGTTGGTAATCCAGCCCACTTTTGACTGAATACAAATTTACACTCCTAACCTGGAGTTTGTAAAGGTAATTCTAGCAAATGTAGGAAGtcacaaatcacaaaacaaacaagttgAAGGGAAAAAGATCAAAAACATAAACTACAATTAACATAACTAACTGAAAATAATATGAGGGTGTAAGAGATTTTTGGGGGCAGAATTTGGATCCTGACCGTGTGCCTACAAATGATCCCTTTCTTCTTGTTGGGATTGTAAGGCTGCTGTTCTGGCCACGTTCCCAGAATACCTACAAGCCACTCCAATGTGACAGCTGACATGCAGTGAGGAATCTGGTGCCCACATATGCAGCTATGCATCACTGCACTCTTTGTGGCATATCGGTAGAAACTGAAATAAGATCTCCACGTCACTGATTTGTTATCCAGGAAGGGTGGTACACTTTTTTCTTAGTATTTTATAACCGAGACGCACATGAAGGGTGTGCACAGGAGAAAATTCCTAGAGAGCTGCACGTGTAGCtcagttattaaaaataaagagaggTTTCTTACAGCGAAGCTTTTCCTTTCTCATggcttccctctcctcctctgtcgtTTTCAAATTTGGAGGGCGGAAGTGAGACATGACCATGAGAAACTGCTCGAAGCCAATCTCATCCAAGGAGCCAACCTCATTCTGATGCTGGTTCCTGGTTCACAGATAGAAGAAAGAAATATTTACACATTATGAATTAAAGTTCAGATTGTAAATAGACAAAtattgtcatgactagcccctaagggggcttttttctgaaccctttttgttatgtttagaactctttttgtggacattttcatAGTCTTCTTTAGTTTGgcaagttttgtttatagttatAGTATagtttgtttatatgttttattttgaaatcattgcccttgggtatcttgtcttgttgtactccctgtctttgtcttgtttccctccatttgtgattgtctgccccgccctaattggtttcacctgttgcccattgcctggtgtatttaagtctcgttatttccctgtgtctgttttcatgCCTGAGTgtgtacctgagtctgtgtcttccccaTGTTCGTTCTCATACCTGTGCCCTGCGTTTTCTTTCCCCCACCTCATTGACTTTCCTTGATTTCTTGGTTACCTtggtttgagttttgttccctggccctggacacttccagtgatttttggtttgttaAAAGATTTTAACTTACTCCTAGCCAGTCTTGGGAgttattgcttttgggtcctggcctgattcCTTGTCTCAGCATAACAAATAGATGCTATtccccatgtttttttttttttttgcaagaatTTTTGTCCTCACATTTGCCTGGTGAAAAAccctgaaaatgtgaaattttgtTCATTGTATTCTATGTttgcactcacactcacagaatCCAGTTTTCTAAAGTCTGAAccaaaagaaaagtaaaaaaaaaaaaaaacttactgatGTATTTTTGAGTTTGTTCCCTTTAAGTTCCCATCGTGCACATGACTTGCATCCATGTGAACAGAAGTCACATGCACTCACCGATAGCTTGTTTACAAGAGAGTCCATATTGTGGTTTGGCATGTCAGCCTAGCCTTTCCAAAGCATGAGGAACTGCTGGTTGTAGCATGTCAACAATTGTCTCTTTCTAGCAATGAAAGCTTCAGTTTGATATTGTTTTCTTTAGTTAATGGAGGGTCTACATAGTTTCACAAACTTCACCACAATTCTCTGAAGACTGAAATGCAAATTACCAGCCATCTCGATGCATTAAGTGTTTTCTACCCCGTGTTTGTCCATTGTTTTCATTGAGCTAAACAAACAGAAGTGAAGCAATAAATAATGGAGAGCTTGATTGAACCATTCTAAACATTCCTAGAATCAGTGAATGTGAAAACTCTCCATTTAAAACTGATGTTAAATCCTTTCAGAGTAAGGCTGACTCACTGCAAATAGTCACTGGGAGGAGATACCTTAGGCCTTTAAAGGAATAGAACCACTcgtgagaaaataaaacctaCTGACAGCAGCCAAACTGGCAGAAGCCTcgagtctggctctgtccaaaagaaaaaagcacaaaaagaaaagtagcCTAACAGTGAATTAACATTTGATGAAAGGCTCATTTTTGATGTCTGTTTGCTACAGAGGTTGTATTTACTTCACCTCAAGAATCAACAGAATATGGAATctgcccaaacttttgcatcATGATAGTGATTATAACATTAGCTGAAATGACAATTAGCCATAGGGTTAACAGACAGGAAAGTGGTAGAATTTGACTTTACCCACCTTTTATCAAAGAATGCTTCAATAATTTGCTTTCTGATTGGATTGTTGGCAAGGGCTGGTATGGAGTCCAAGTTTTCTCTACTGCAATGCGACAAGAGAATAGTCCGTTATCATAAAACAGATACCACAGTACAGAGCCAGCATGCTTTTAGAAATTCAAATAACGCTGAACATTATGGGAAGTAACGTGGGCAGCATCTCTGTCTGCCCGTTTCTTTTTAAAGGGAAGGAACTTGTGACCTTTCACTGCCAGCAGGCTGCTTTGGCAGCTTTTTGTGTGCCTGTTTATGCATGAatgagtatgtgtatgtgtgtgtacagtatgtcagtTGTGTGTGCCTGATGCATTGACATATTGTATTTACCTAATGTGCTTACATTTGCATTAGATCAGCTAGCGTGTGTCACCATATGTcgcttgtttgtgtctgtgccagAGATACCAGAAATACCCACAAATCACCACTACAGCCACCACGCAGGTAGTATTTCATTTCTGCTATGGCCCAAATGGTTTCCAGTAAAACCACACGAAGCTAACCAGCAAAGCTTTGCCACGTATGAAGGCATTTTTtatctttacatttttaccttaTTGTCTCTTCATTTCCACTCAGCTGCTGGAAGCGTTTGTGAAGGTTTTTGATCTGCTccaatgaaactgaaaaaaagaaaaaaaacaacaacaacatggatGTATGACAATGATACACCCATTACTCAACACCCATCAACAGATATGCCCAACATGCAatagacagaaataaacaaatgattATTCTTACTAAAAAGGTAAAACCAGCCATTTTCTGGATTTTCTTTCACTTGTATTAAACTAAATTATAATtaaacagtgacatttttattaagCTGATCAGGTGCAGGTCTACCATCAGTCAAATGGCTAAGCAAACACACCGTGCAGCGGTAGGATTGTCTTTTCATGCCATTTCAATAGGTTCCTTGAATCATTAACTCACTGTGCGGACTAATGGGCACACACTGAAAGGTTTAAACATCACAATCAGGCTCTGTCTGATTTCTTATCGATACAGGTTTGGCATTTTCACTTGTTTCGGTAAACATTTGCAGCCCCTTTCGCAGCGGCTGCCTGATGGATGTGCGCAGTAGCAAGTGTTGCTGCAGAGTGAGGTGTGAGGACTATGCACCGAGACAGACTGCAGCCTCATGCAGAAGCAAGTTTGTTGGTCAGAGTGGTTGTTGCAACCATGACATGAGCAAGATCAACAGATGCAGATGTAACACACAATTACTCAtatacaaaagaaaacaacttaaCTGTGGTCGGTGCTCAATCAACATGTACACGCCTGTTCGTCCAATGAAAGATTTAAATCAGTATCCTGAACATATAAATCCGTAAATATCTCTCATTGATCTCAGAGAGAAATAGGGTCAAAGCCTCACCTTGAGGAAACgcaggcaataaaaaaaaaaagttcaaagtcTTACACGTACAGTATCGATGAAGTTGGGCTCGGTCTGAGCTGCAAACTTTacccctgtctgtctcacactgcGTGTTACTGCACGCAAAGGTTTCATCAGGATCCAGCCATTTCTAAAAATAGATCTACGCACTTCTGTTATTTCTCTCAACTTTTCGTTTCATTTCTTTATCGAACTGTTCCCATCCACCATTCAGAATTTATGAAGTCAGATAGGGTGCCAACCCAGAGGATAGTTTGTAAACTATCAACTCAGATAACTGCAGTGACAGAAATAGTGAAACGCTAAATAGTTGAACTCATGGGATGAGTTGTTTGCGTGGTTTATTAAAATGTTGTCCTCGAATAGTATTTATATTCATAAAAACTACCGGGAGTTGCGCTACATCAGAAGTGCTTTCATCTGAAGCTAAAATATTTGTTGACCCGGTGCCATTTTCCACAACTGAAACTTTCCTCGTTTACCGATCTTAGCAGCACTTGACTTCGCTATCTAAATGTTGATAATGGTCGTTAAAAAATCGGATCACGGGCTTGTACGATGATTAGGTTTCCAATTTGTCTACTGATCTGTATCACCTTTTGTTTCCTTGGCGACCGATATTGGTCACTGCCACCAGACTTTTGTACCTTGAAACGGAACGACTGAACACAACCAGCGCTTTACACACTATTACACTACTACTACAAACAGATGTTTCTGGTGGATTTCTTTCCCCCACTTACATCCAGTTTTATCCATCAGGTCCTGGTACTTGTGCGCGGAGCGCGTCTGTGAAGCTCCCATCGTCGCTGTTCCACCGGTGCGTCAAGGCGCATTGTCTGGTTCGACTGGCTGAACGTTACCGTGCCGCGGCTGCTTTATCGCGCTGCTCTCGGCAGGTCAATGCAACTGTAATCTGCTGCTGGCGTCCTGGAAACATCTGGCATCCTCAAGGTCCTAAATCCACACGGCGTGTTGATAAATAGCTTGATGGCTTGCTTTTGATCGTTCGAGTTAAGCAGTAAATCGTGATTAGCATGGTTTGTTACGATAATAAAGTAAAGAATATGCTCATTTTAATTCAATAAGTCAGAGAGAAGCATGTAAAACTCGGAACGctttatttttcataatttcCTCAAAGCTCTATTTCAAGTCAGCAGTGTCCTTATtggttcttttgtttttccatttacagCTCAACCACACCGATGAGCCACGACATCCTACACGTTTTACTtgtaaatatacagaaaataatCAAGATACTCTAGAAATGTGAAAGTTAAACTTTCGCGAGTGCGTGAAACTTGATCAAAAGACGGggaatgaaaagtaaaagtcaaTTTACAAagtattttctttgtaattCTTTTCTGTGGCACTGTAACTGGGGGTTTAGGCTATATGCTGGGTGCAGGGAGGTGTGGACAGGGGTTGGGGAAACTCTGAGTAAAGGAGCATTCCTTGGTTTTAGGTAAAGGGAGATGTACAGCAGCTGGATACCCATCCTGAATTTACTCATCAACTTAACCGTCATTccttatgttctttttttccttaaagTCTCTACTTACATACGATTTTAAGTTTCCATACTTTCTCCAAACTCAACTTTGGATCTGAGGATTATGATGTCTTTGTGTTGTGACTAACATACCTGATAATGACCATCATCTAAGCCATATCAGCCATATGAGCTTTGTTTTCACAACAAATACACTCTGATACTTAGAGATGTGTATCGAAGCAGCAGCATTAGCAAACTTTGCTGCGTGTTTACAGACTTTTTGGTCTTTTCCCACACATTTCTTGATgtggaaatgttaaaataaatccAGACCTGCACAGGAACCTGACGGTGGAACAAACCCTATTACTGAATCATTGCTTTTTACACCAAATCCTCAGTTTttgaaaaatactgaatactgGATGCATTTTTTCAACAAAACCTATGTGTTACACACGTCCTGGTTACGAGTATGTGCAATAATGCAACAGTTAAGTGGACTGTAAATTTAGAATGAGTGACCAGTGATCGGTTAACCTGGGTCAGCAGGATGTTGGACACAGCTACTTTGCTACATGGGATTAGATTGGTGGTGGTTTTGGTCTGAGGCAGGAGCCTGCTCTTGGTTCCCCGAGTCAGTTGTAAGTCTGTGATAGAGCTCCTGCACTGTTCCCAGGGTTTCATTTATGTCCTCTGGGTATCGTGTCTGCAGTTCTTCGTTGGCAACATAGTGGGTGTCGGAGAACTCGGAGAAGTAGCGACCCACCTCCGGGTGGCCAATCTCCAGGGGAGCAGAGTGGGGCTCCAGGTTTTCTGCAGAACAACAAGACGAAAGTGTGATGTGTTAATAAATGACAATGTATATAAGGTAGCCTAAATTGTTGAAGAAAGGAAATCCATAAAAACAATTCCCACCATTATTGATGAACATACAAAACCAGAACAACTGAGATCTCACATATCAAAATATTTAgcttatcaagaaaaaaatcaactgtAATTTCTTTTGACATCACAGCTTGATGTCATATCAGTTGCTGCAAGGCAGACTGAGCAGCAGGCATTTATCAAGAGAAGTCCCCCTCAGGGTTTGTAGAAAACAAAGCCTGCAAGCGAATGTTGGAGAGAGgctgagcagcagagtgagcaGGTGAGCACAGGGGAATATACAGTATGAGTCAGCCTATTAGGAAGAAGCTTCCTTAAGTGGGGAAAATGTATAAGTCACACATAAAGGTGATGCAGCACCACTTAAGAGTTTGCCTCAAACAAGCTTGCAGGTGTTGTTTCATTTATAGCAACAACAACCATCAGATTTAAGTGCAATAAGCACTTAAATCTAATGCAACAAATCTAATGCAATAAATCCATACCCTGCGCTGCGTAGCGGCATGTTCCATCCTGTACGAGGACGTTATAGAAAGGCTGGTTGGCCCCATTAGACAGCTGGTGGACCCTCATGGTGGTGATCCACTCCTGGCTCATGGTGCACTTGGGGTCCCAGCCGTAAATCACACAGTTATAACCTGacctggtggaggaggtggaaaagagCAGAAATGCCTGAGTGATCTAATATATGAAAAGACTACAGAGAGGCATCTTAACAGAGGGGATTTAGCTTTTTTTGGAGGAGCATTGCTGTACCACATCTTAGTGTGACCCACCTCTTGTGTTTCATGATGAGGCCAACTGAATACTGGACCTCCAGGTGTTCTGGAGCGCTACGCTTCTTCACCTCAGGTGTCACAGGATGTTTCTTGTGCTGGATGTGCTCCAACGTGTGCTGCACCAGGTAACCC
This genomic window contains:
- the tesca gene encoding tescalcin a; its protein translation is MGASQTRSAHKYQDLMDKTGFSLEQIKNLHKRFQQLSGNEETISRENLDSIPALANNPIRKQIIEAFFDKRNQHQNEVGSLDEIGFEQFLMVMSHFRPPNLKTTEEEREAMRKEKLRFLFNMHDTDNDGTITLEEYRKVVEELLSKSGAIGQEAAKAIADAAMLEVASTNVPHMAPDDFYEGITFEHFEQILKGLEMESRMHIRFLDVDTTTMRCGRSTS